The Candidatus Nanosynbacter lyticus genome window below encodes:
- a CDS encoding LOG family protein — MTPQHTCIPRDVQLQAAMFRLGKMEDEIQSGYEILRKYQKTVTIFGSARTDPNSVYYHAAKETAERLAKLGYAIVSGGGHGIMGAANEGANKAVQEGARAAGGESIAFNIRLPHEQEVNKYATEVFEFQHFAPRKIVMTMFANAYIYFPGGFGTLDELAEILTLIQTEKANRAPVILFDTAFWSDLDAFFRNHMLAEGAIIEKDLDIYTITDSVDEIIELVQANKAYC; from the coding sequence ATGACTCCACAACATACATGTATTCCGCGCGATGTGCAGCTGCAGGCTGCGATGTTCCGCCTCGGTAAGATGGAAGATGAAATCCAGAGCGGCTACGAAATTCTCCGGAAATATCAGAAAACAGTAACTATCTTTGGTTCGGCGCGCACCGATCCGAATAGTGTCTATTACCATGCCGCGAAAGAAACAGCTGAACGGCTAGCTAAACTTGGCTACGCCATCGTTTCCGGCGGCGGACACGGCATTATGGGGGCTGCCAATGAAGGCGCCAATAAAGCCGTCCAAGAGGGAGCGCGGGCTGCTGGCGGCGAGTCGATCGCCTTCAACATCCGGCTGCCGCACGAGCAGGAAGTCAATAAATATGCCACCGAGGTATTCGAGTTTCAGCACTTTGCGCCGCGGAAGATCGTCATGACTATGTTTGCCAACGCCTATATTTACTTCCCGGGCGGCTTCGGTACGTTGGACGAGCTGGCGGAAATATTGACGCTGATCCAGACTGAAAAAGCTAACCGTGCACCGGTGATTTTGTTCGACACGGCATTTTGGAGCGATTTGGATGCCTTTTTCCGCAACCATATGTTGGCCGAAGGAGCTATCATTGAGAAAGACCTGGATATTTATACTATCACCGACAGCGTCGATGAGATCATTGAGCTGGTACAAGCAAATAAGGCCTATTGCTGA
- a CDS encoding carbohydrate kinase family protein, whose protein sequence is MARIITVGAGVQDVFLSQSDALAPVCDSPERCFAKLELGAKADVNQIHFSTGGGATNAAVTFARQGHEVMFLGVVGRDPAGQAVLDDLDAENVDTRYVRFSQKYNTGYSVLLLAPNGERTILTYRGASTHYHAADFTVADIEADWLYVSTLAGQMTVLDKVFREARAAGMKICFNPGKRELAQRDKLMGLLDDVEVLALNKEEMQQLVPGDDLEQLVRRAKELVPVVLLTDGVNGSMVSDGVTIVRAAMYEDVPAIDRTGAGDAFASGFLSQWAHGAQLKDAVVFASANSSSVVNHIGAKTGILHQGARLHAMPLSEKEF, encoded by the coding sequence ATGGCAAGAATTATTACTGTTGGTGCTGGTGTGCAGGATGTTTTTTTAAGCCAGTCAGACGCCTTGGCTCCGGTGTGCGACAGTCCAGAACGTTGTTTTGCTAAGTTAGAACTTGGTGCCAAGGCCGACGTCAACCAGATCCATTTTTCGACAGGTGGGGGTGCGACGAATGCCGCGGTAACCTTTGCCAGGCAGGGCCACGAAGTGATGTTTTTGGGCGTTGTCGGCCGTGATCCGGCTGGCCAAGCAGTGCTGGATGATCTGGACGCCGAGAATGTTGATACGCGATATGTTCGATTTTCCCAAAAATACAATACGGGCTACTCGGTATTGTTATTGGCGCCAAATGGTGAACGGACAATTTTGACGTATCGCGGCGCATCAACGCATTATCACGCGGCTGATTTTACCGTGGCGGATATTGAGGCTGATTGGCTATATGTGTCGACGCTGGCGGGTCAGATGACGGTCTTGGATAAGGTATTTCGTGAGGCGCGAGCAGCTGGTATGAAAATTTGCTTTAATCCAGGCAAGCGAGAGCTAGCACAGCGTGATAAGCTAATGGGACTGCTGGATGATGTGGAGGTATTGGCACTGAATAAAGAAGAGATGCAACAGTTAGTGCCGGGTGATGATCTGGAACAGCTGGTGCGGCGAGCAAAAGAGCTTGTGCCGGTGGTGTTGCTAACAGACGGTGTGAATGGCTCGATGGTATCTGATGGCGTAACGATTGTCAGAGCGGCGATGTATGAGGATGTGCCAGCAATTGATCGGACTGGTGCAGGTGATGCATTTGCCAGTGGCTTTTTGAGTCAGTGGGCTCATGGCGCCCAGCTGAAGGACGCAGTAGTATTTGCCAGCGCAAATTCAAGCTCGGTCGTCAATCATATCGGTGCTAAAACCGGTATCTTACATCAAGGCGCACGACTACATGCCATGCCACTAAGCGAAAAGGAGTTTTAA
- a CDS encoding class II fructose-bisphosphate aldolase, producing MGLTISDIRRNTTHARHLMQRTRAQHFAVGAFNIDNQETLIAVARAAQKLQSPVLVEVSDAEVKAMGLENVRDLVDNYKAEYGIEMYLNLDHGPTVEGCKRAIDAGYEFVHIDISQANHDASDEEIIAKTREVVEYAKFTGALVESEPHYFWGSSNVHTEAIDYEEIKKTFSTPEGARDFVEATGIDTFAAAIGNLHGLYPVPKVLDLELLGRIREALHCQISLHGGSGTPLHYFEEAAKIGVSKININSDMRYAFRTTLERILRENPNEYAIVKLMPPVYMAVQEVVETKIQAFGSAGKAVV from the coding sequence ATGGGACTGACAATTTCTGACATTCGGCGTAATACCACGCATGCGCGCCATCTGATGCAGCGGACACGGGCGCAGCACTTTGCGGTCGGGGCGTTTAATATTGATAATCAAGAAACGCTGATCGCGGTGGCACGGGCGGCGCAGAAGCTCCAGTCGCCAGTGCTGGTGGAAGTATCAGACGCCGAGGTCAAGGCCATGGGTCTGGAGAATGTGCGCGATTTGGTGGATAATTATAAGGCAGAATACGGCATTGAGATGTATCTTAATTTGGATCACGGGCCAACGGTCGAGGGTTGCAAGCGGGCGATTGACGCGGGCTATGAGTTTGTGCATATAGACATCTCCCAGGCAAATCACGATGCTTCGGATGAGGAAATCATTGCCAAAACCCGTGAGGTTGTCGAGTATGCCAAGTTCACCGGCGCGTTGGTGGAGTCGGAGCCGCACTATTTTTGGGGTTCGTCAAACGTCCATACCGAGGCGATTGACTATGAAGAAATTAAGAAAACCTTTTCCACGCCAGAAGGCGCGCGTGATTTCGTAGAGGCGACGGGAATTGACACTTTTGCGGCGGCGATTGGTAATTTGCATGGGTTGTATCCGGTGCCGAAAGTCCTGGATTTGGAATTATTAGGGCGCATCCGCGAAGCACTTCATTGCCAGATTTCGCTTCACGGCGGGTCGGGCACACCACTGCATTATTTTGAGGAGGCGGCAAAAATTGGTGTTTCTAAAATTAACATTAATTCCGACATGCGCTACGCTTTCCGCACGACGCTGGAAAGGATCTTGCGCGAAAACCCGAATGAATACGCCATCGTCAAACTAATGCCACCAGTGTACATGGCCGTTCAGGAGGTGGTTGAGACGAAAATTCAGGCCTTCGGTTCAGCCGGAAAGGCGGTGGTGTAA